The nucleotide window CGGCAGGGGCGGACCAGGGCGGGGATTGGGAAAAGGTCCCGGCGGCGGACGCGGGCCAGGTGGTGGTGGTCGTGGGCCAGGCGGCGGCGGTCGTGGGCCGGGCGGCGGTCGTGGAGCCTGAAAGGAT belongs to bacterium and includes:
- a CDS encoding DUF5320 family protein translates to MPRGDGTGPQGKGAGTGRGLGPCGGGRKQGPAGTAGAGRGRGGPGRGLGKGPGGGRGPGGGGRGPGGGGRGPGGGRGA